The Chelonoidis abingdonii isolate Lonesome George chromosome 11, CheloAbing_2.0, whole genome shotgun sequence genomic interval CCTGCTTGGATGGATCACCCCAcaagtagagccctgcacagatacaaaattggTATCCATATCAACAAATATGGTCTGTGGATATAAactggatatctgcagatttgcagggctctacccaCAGGgtcccaggatggggagggaccaCTGAATGGGAGAGAGGCTGCAATGAGGGTGGTCAGGTTCAGACACTCTTGTGGTTTGAAGCTTAACACAGCTCAGGCCTAAACTACGGGCTGGAGCAAGAAGTGGTCATGCTCCAGGTACCACTCGCCCCTCCTGACTGTTGCCCAGTGGGTACTTTGGGCCAGTTACAGAGGCAGCCTCCCCCTTCTGACTGAGAATGGTGAAGCATTATTTTCCATCCATGTTCCTTTCCCAtaggggaaaagaggagactgtgTATTTTCAAACCAAATAGCAAATGTGcactttcctccttctcctctgaaaTCCAAGCTGAATTTCTCTGTCATCAGCCTCTTCAGCTGATTATATCAATGTAATTGTTTAGATTTGGTCCTCTGGGTCTTTCCCTAGTATGTTGTAGGTTGGAAACAACGTCTTAGATtccaataaatttaaaaaaaaaaaacaagcaaaccctGTAGCCCtggtgaatgaatgaataaataaagttAGTTGCATCTTCCACCTGAGCACAGTACAGGGTTTAGTTACCAATTCTGTAAGTAACCAGGGTGCATTGCTGGCAGATCCTCACAttgtttttgcttttgcagcAAAAGTACTAGCCTAAGATCTCTCCTTTGCCTTTCTGGAACCAGGAAAGGGGAGATGCAGAACTGTGTTGCTGCACCTAGAGGTACAAAGCCTGAGGGCTGCTGGCGCATCCAGAGATGCTACCCACGTTCATGTGAGTGAAGGGCATTTAACCCCATGCAGGGGGGGTCTCTGGGGAGCAGGAGCTCAGATTAGGCACTTGTCACCTCTGACAGCCCCCACTGTTTAAAATGTGTCCGACTCTGAACCACAGCCCTGCTTACTAATCCCAATCTTTTACCTAGCACGTTTCATCTGTGGatctaagtgctttacaaaagacaCCAGTAACATTGTTTCTATTTTAtggatagggaaactgagacacagaattGGGAGGTGAATTGTCCAAGGTCAcgaacagagcaggaaacagaacccagctctcctgtcaCAGGCAAGTGCTCTGTTCACTAAGCCACACTGTTTCCAGTTAAGGACTGTGGTGCCCCAGCCCTTAACTGTCCACTTTTGTCCACAGAGCAGGTATAAGGTGGGCAGTGGCTGGGCAAGCTTCCCACTTCCTCCCTCCACCTCAACCCTGATTGGGAGGGGCTGTGTCTAGAGGGTGAGAAGGTAGTTGGGTCTTCACCCTCTGCTAACTTGGTGCCAGGAGGAGTCAATTGTGGTCATAACCTGTTTAGTGGGAATTAGCCCTGAGACCAGTTTGCTGGGCATAAGCCATTGCATCACCATCAGTCAGGTGATTCCATAATCTCATTTGCCAGCCACTGGAGTCATCCAGCCACCCTTCTTGTAAATAAAGTTGGACGGCTTTACTGTACTGCCACCCTTCAAGGAGGGGCCAGGCTTCACATGCAAATGAGAACATttgagctggggggctgcaggtgtTCGTTCCCCCTTGGCACACAAACCCAAGTGCTGTGTTCTGCAGCGGCATTACCAGAGTTCCGTGGCCATGCCCCAGATAAAGCCACTGTTTGGCTTCTCACCCTTTTAAGAATGAACTAAAGGCAGGGTGTGAAAGAGAGCGCAGTCTGAACCGGATGCCACCATCCAGGGCCTGTCTTCCGCACTCTGATCTCTGTATTGTGCTTTAAAAATGGTCCTTTAAGAATAGCAGCTGCTTCACAAAGGCAGCCTTGACTTATCTCGGTGACCTCCTTGTGCATCCTATTCCAAGGGATGTCTCCAGGCGCAGCAGCTCCAGCCTTCAGGAGCTTGCTAATGCTAACCCTGGAGATTTACAGTACTGAGCTTCTCTGCCCCTCTGATACACAGCTCCTTTTCTGCTACTGGGTCGTGGCACTCATAAATTTCAGGCTTTTAAAATTGCAAAGCCCCAGCCTCCTGTGTTTAATTTGGCTTATTCTGAATTATGGCAGCTAATTTAATTGTGCAAAGCAGCTGGGGATACAGGGGAAAAGCATGGCTACAGGTGCATGAATATAAGAGAGCCCAGCGGCATGCTGTGTACAGCAGCTCTTCACCTCTGGGGCTCGCAGTTGTAAAAGTTTGCAAGCAGAGGTTTAATCTCTATTGCTTTACCATCCCGTGCCTGTCAATCTGTGCTTACGAGAAGTCCAGGCCTGGAACAGCCTATCAGTAGCCAGCTGGCGCATTGGCAGATGTGCAGAGAGAAACCGAAGCGGAACCTGTCTGATTGATGCGACAGCAAAGGGCTGGAACACTGACAGAAAAATGCTTTACTGCTCTATTCTCAGCACCATTTATGAGATTATGTGGAACATCTCTGTAGGGAAAAGTTCTCTGGACCCAGCAAGAGTCTTCAATCATGAGTCACTGGTACGACAGTTCATGATGTAACATACCTCAGAACTCACCAGGAACGTGTCTATATAGCAACTATACAAGGAGGGTCCCTCAGAGATAGGCCTTGCTGGAacttccctttttcccctccacttgacctccccaaaaccttctccttTCTGTCTGTACGAGAGCTACGAGTTCTCAGCATCTCCGGAAATCAGGTAGGCTTCTAAAAACGTCAGCAGAGGAGCAACAGACTTCCAAAGAACACGTGGACTCTACAGAACATAGGTTAACCAGTCCCTAACTACTGTCCAACACACAAGTGACCCAGCAACAGCTACTGGGAGAATGGGACAAACTCATAGATCGAGTGTTGTCTTTGCACCATGGCTGGGGACTACAACAGATATGTCTGATACAGCTTCTTGCAGGAGGATGGATTCAATGTTGCAATAGACCCTTTGCATCCCTAACTTCTAGGTTCCTCAGGCATAGACCATGGGTTAGGTCTCTGAAGTGGCCTGTGTCTTATGACATGTCAGTCTCCCAACCCAGGAGACCCAGTAGGAGGATTTGCAGGTTTCTGCTGCTTGGATGTCAAACTGAACAGCAAAGGTTATTCCACATGCCGGGCTCCCAATCGTAGAGATGGTAAGAAGCTGGAACAGCAAGAGTGACCAATCTAAGCGAACTTGGAGACAagatgctttattttattttttttatatacatatgaAGGGAATTCTGGATTCCTTCAGTTATTAGACTAAATAAGAAAATCACTTCAGTATATATGAAAATAGTCCCAGATCTCTATTGAATAATGGATGCCTCATTGGATGGATTTCTGTGTGGTATCAGAATAAACCAGGCCCATGTGGACCCCACAGCTCTGCTTTTCTTATGCCAAGGTGCCAAATTCTGATCTGGGCAACAGGGCAGTGTTTCCTCTTCAGCTCACCAAATGCTGTTCGTTGGTGATCAGCCACCAGATAGGACAGTGAATGGGTTTGGCCGGTTCCGTACCCCCTCCTACTACCCGTTCAGTCTGTTCTTCCTGTCACGCTTCTGGGCAGAAACCCTATTCGCTCTCCAGAAACCAGAGAGTTAAATACTTTCCTTTAGCAAACCTCCTTAAAATCCTGCTCCTTATCTTTCTGCATTGCTCTGCTTAGCAAGGAAGATAAGGGACACAGCTGGGGGAGAGCTTTACCCTATTCAGCTGATCACTGAAGCATAAAGCAGGCAACAGAATGGCTGGCTACAGATCAAGAATCTCAGAGGAAGTCTCCAGCTGCAAAGGCTTCCAGCATCTCAGGCACATGGTTACTCTGACACAAGACAGAGGGTATCTGTCTTAACACCTCCAAGTCCAGTTCAGAGCAGACCCCAATATACTTCTGTGTGGGAAACAGGAAAGAACACCCTAGACAACCAGCAATTAAGAAAAAGTCCCCGTTATCCGCCATGCTTCTCCAGCCGAGAGACAAGCCCCTTCCCTAGGTCCCCGGATCACAACTCATCATGGGGCGTTTTCGCTACAATCACTAGTTTAGACAGTTCGGAACGGAACTTGCCTTCTTTGTGAGCCACTAGAATGAGAGAAAACACAACAGGGAGTAAATGGACGATGAAGCATCAACGATTAGAACTGCCGGTTCCTCCCAAGAGATTGAGAGGGCAAATCAAAAACTGAACTGCACTGATCACCTTCTACATGTGGAGTGTATTTGCAGCGTTTCTTAAATGCAgccactgtgatggggcagaggggcagcaAGCTCTGGTCACAGGGCTttgggctccccccacccacccccattgcccctggccccctCTGCCTCTACccctccatccagggcttaatttgtccccaggttcaacagggctgagtaagtctgctgtgaaaagcgaTACTTGTATGCTTGTTAATATCACtcttcacaacagacttactagctagcaataaataaattaccatGATTTGGATGTATCTacgtgcatatttatttgttttccctaaagctaattaagtgtTTTAGGAAAAAGCGTGAACGTGGCCACCAGAAAGGTTGGTGGcaacactctgaggccaccaaaaaatttgtcctgagaaccccccACCTTAGAGGCTTATTAATAAAGTCATTGTCCCCCCCTGCACATACATAGTGTGGTAACACTGATGGGCTCCGGGAAGggttcagggccccattgtgttaagtGCCGTACAGCCAAGCACCAAAGACAGTTCCTACCCCAACAAGCTCACAATCCACTGTTACCATTAATACACCACCTGTGATTCGGACTCATCCAGGGAACAGGTGCCTCTCCATCAGTCCCTTATTAGACTGCCAAGCTCCAGCGTGGATCAAAATATACCACAACCATCCACCTGGGTTTATGTATGTAGTTTTTTCCATACTTCTGTTGCCCACTTCCCCAGGATATACAGAGATCTCTCTCATGTTGGATAAGTGACCTAATCTCCCTCACGAATCACCTTCTGCTCTTTAGGTAGCTACATACCTGTGGTTTCGGTGATTTCAAATTCCTCTGCCTTTAAGGGGACGTCGCTCTGTCCACCCGTCGCAGCTTGGGACTGAAATGGGAAAGAAGAATTTTTACCGTGTGAGCTAATCCAGAAAGCTTCCATGTTAAACAAAATAATCATCTGGCTCCACTGCCAAAGATCACTTTCGCTCCTGTAGCTTGTAACGACTAGAGTCAAGGGATTAAATCAGCAAAGGAAATTTAGAAGTCAGTCTCTGGGAATTTGTCCTAGTTCCTATAAACTTTATTTCCCTGGGGAGGTGCTGGTAAGGCTCATCATCTGAGACATTTAGAATTGGAGAGGGCAAAGCATCGAGAAATGGACTGGACCATGGGGGTCATAAAGAGGTTCCATAGGGTTATAAGCACCCTTCCTTTCTTAATGGCTACATAAaacaggggaggaagggaaaccTTTGTTTCTGTTGGAACATGGGGTTCCAGTATAGAAGAAGCTGTGAACCACAGAACTAAAAagtcttttctctctcatttctatgGTTCTCTAGAATCTTTTGCATCTTTTAATGGGTCCAACAGAGGCATTACCCACTGCACAATGAATGATTGGATAGATTGGGCCacaactcccctccccatccatcccATAGCAGCATTGCTTCAGAACTACTAGCAACTGGTGTCCATAAAGCCAGCAACCAGTCCAAAACTGTCAGGGAGCAGGTACTATATGCTGCACGAGGGTCCCATTTTAGCCACATTTCTGGCCAGAACCACACTTTAATTCAGTGCAAAGACAGCAATGGTTTCATTATGCACATTTTATAGTACAGCTGTCTGATCATTCTGGTGTACAGCCCGTCTCCCATACGCCCATTCAAAGTAAGCAGCTGGGACTTACATAAGCCATGCCATACTCTATCTTTGCTCCTTTCACTTCAGCTTTAAACTGGGTAAAGAAGAGATAAGACTTTCCTTGGGGCCTGAAAAGGAAGAGCAAAATCTTTGActttgaaagaggaaaaacattATCCAGAAGGCACAGGAGTGTGCTGCCAGCCTGGTGATTAGAACATCACTGCCACTCAGGGAAATCGAGATCTGAATTTCGTCCCGTGGCTTTCCCAGCTAGCAGGGGTGGAAGCATTACAGAATTCAGGCTCTCTGGAGAACTGAATACTGAGAGCAGAGGGGTTTCAAGGGACCAGGTACAGAGAACAAGGCATACTCTTAAATGACTCAACACACCTCCACACTGAACAGGAGAAGAGCTTGTTGTCTTCACTGACTCCAGTGCTCATCTGCCATTGCTGTGGAGAGAAAAGGTCCGAACAGTAAATCTTGGTAGCATTTACAGTCATGCCCCAAGCAATGGTGCTAGCTACACACATCACAAACCTCCCCCGAAACAACTGACACTCCCAAGGAGGGACCTCATGAGAAAGACCAAGACCAGAAACTTACAGTCACATTCTTCATATTGTGGCTTTATTGCATGAGGAGGGCAAGCTTGAGAAGGGAAGAACATAATTCTCAAACGaacagcagtgcttaatttgtgccagggcttgcttGAGCCCAAGTGCCTctaggcctggcagttcatagccccggcgcctctgggcttgccgcatcagttatgaaagtaaaaaacttAACAAACGGTGATTTGTTTCATTACAAATTTTGCATTGACAAAGGGTGATTTGTTAAAACTGCACATACACAATTAAACATCGTTTGCCACTTAATTACCCGTGGCTCTTTTTAATAGCTTCACTTCTAGCGGGTGGAACACAGGGGAACCCTTTCCTCTAGCTCCGCTTGTCAGTACCAATGAAAGGGTGGAGCAGCAatgaccccctgccccaccctagaAAAGCCATAACCCCATTCACACTACAGGGGCTGACCCTTCAGAGGAAACTGTCACAAGAATCTAaagtcattttgttctgtttgtacagcaatGGGGCCGTAATCCACGCCTGGGCCTCCTATGTACTATTGCAATACAAGTCTTCAAGCCTCTTTAAGAGCAGAAAGCCTGCTGGTTGTTTGCACAGAGATTTCCCCAGCACCAGTaaggttccccccctccccccgcaaaaaaGCAAAACTAACTACAAAGCTATATAAGCTTTACAGGTATCCAGGACTTGCCAAACACAGCCTTATTGTAGCACACAAAGACTTCATCCACTTTCTCTTTTGCAGACATGTAGTGTTTCCAACTCTCATGATATTTGTTTGAAAAGCCCCAGCTCCTTGAGTCAGAGGATTACAAGAGACTCTTggccttttagaaaaaaaaaggccaaattTCTAGCCCTGGTGATTGTGGAGAACAGCTTGAATACACAAACTCTAAAGGCGCAACAATCAGAAGGCAGTGGAAAAGACccaatatttattaatttaagtCAATAATTATTTTTGCAGGGGGGCTTCTCAAGATGTTTAAACCCTTTGGGTTGCTGTGATATAAACACCTCTGTTTCTAAGATCATTTCTATATCTAGAAAGAGGGATGCAATTGTATTTAGATTCCTGGATCTTGCAGTGTAAGAATAAGGAACACTAGTGTTCTCCAGAGACCCAGAAAAATGGTGAACAAAGTAATTAGCTACAGTCATTCCACATACAGACCTCTTGAGAGGTTTCTTATTCTACTCCCTTGGAGCCTATGCACCTGTGTTTCTTCAGTGAAGTGTTCAAATAACTCACCTCATTGGTCCCTCCCTGAGACGCATATGTGAATGTGCAGGTGTAATCCCCCTTGAAAACAGCAGAGAAAAGTCAGTAGTCTAACACAGGATATGCTATGTTACTAGCTATTTGTTGAGCCTAAGCAATTTGCTTGGCATTGTACAGAACATATGTAACCTGGAGAAGCTACGGGGAATTTAAGTTCTGATTTGCCAAAAGCCCTTAAATTTTCTCTCCAAGCATGAGAAAGTGGTGAAGTATTCACAATTCCCCCAGAACGTGGTTATAGTATCTTGTTTCCTCTATGCACAGGATCAAGTTTAGCTGGGTTAGTACCCAGGCAGGGATCTTGAGGCAAACTGCcttgagtagggttgccaactttctaatcacacaaaactgaacaaacCTGCCCCACCCCGtttgctccatc includes:
- the MYDGF gene encoding myeloid-derived growth factor isoform X1 — translated: MGAAVGGACRHKGRAVWSGCPCSWRSQEPGHCFPRAVVNAARNPPPPAPQTPQPCPHPLLHPKPLIPSPTLEPTPPFGALTPSYTPTPCPTLVKGDYTCTFTYASQGGTNEQWQMSTGVSEDNKLFSCSVWRPQGKSYLFFTQFKAEVKGAKIEYGMAYSQAATGGQSDVPLKAEEFEITETTVAHKEGKFRSELSKLVIVAKTPHDEL
- the MYDGF gene encoding myeloid-derived growth factor isoform X2: MAAPSGAGAWRLRAGLVPVLLLFASAEEGPSTAEFDVRPGGMVHSFSRSLGDYTCTFTYASQGGTNEQWQMSTGVSEDNKLFSCSVWRPQGKSYLFFTQFKAEVKGAKIEYGMAYSQAATGGQSDVPLKAEEFEITETTVAHKEGKFRSELSKLVIVAKTPHDEL